The Vibrio tubiashii ATCC 19109 genome has a segment encoding these proteins:
- the rhtB gene encoding homoserine/homoserine lactone efflux protein: MDMHVWLAYVVTAIVFSLAPGSGTVNSISNGLSYGTRRSLAAIAGLQIGLTIHIMLVGAGIGALVAQSAFAFSVIKWVGAAYLVWLGIQKWRDHSSLAATEATQHLSSMSLMRKAVLINLTNPKSIVFLVALFPQFLDPAKDQLTQLLVLGVTTVIIDAFVMLGYTSLAAQMGRFIRSDKIMSRINKVFGSMFMGCGALLAAAKA; this comes from the coding sequence ATGGATATGCATGTTTGGCTTGCTTATGTAGTCACAGCGATTGTTTTTAGCTTAGCTCCGGGGTCTGGTACGGTGAACTCAATCAGTAATGGCTTGAGTTATGGTACGCGACGCTCATTGGCGGCTATTGCCGGTCTACAGATAGGTCTGACTATCCATATTATGCTCGTTGGCGCGGGGATTGGCGCTCTGGTTGCTCAGTCTGCATTCGCCTTTAGTGTGATTAAGTGGGTGGGTGCCGCTTACTTAGTATGGCTTGGTATTCAGAAGTGGCGCGATCACTCTAGCTTAGCAGCCACGGAAGCGACTCAGCACCTATCGAGCATGAGTTTGATGCGCAAAGCGGTACTGATCAATCTGACTAACCCTAAATCGATAGTGTTTTTGGTCGCGCTGTTCCCTCAGTTTCTGGACCCAGCAAAAGATCAGTTAACTCAGCTTCTCGTGCTTGGAGTGACAACCGTGATCATTGATGCGTTTGTTATGTTAGGTTACACCAGTCTTGCGGCGCAGATGGGACGTTTTATTCGTTCAGATAAGATTATGTCGCGTATCAACAAAGTTTTTGGCTCTATGTTTATGGGTTGTGGTGCTTTATTGGCAGCAGCGAAGGCGTAA
- a CDS encoding bifunctional diguanylate cyclase/phosphodiesterase, whose protein sequence is MRTYSALVNNNQQLQAHLRDIPTEKYSSFLVQLLSTDPEQVACDYADQILEHIPGCHIIGHSTRHTIFDGQIVHRGSLVSVSCFEHSSITSTCVPITNNPLSEAKDIVNGLALNHQTKSIISFSQHVSSLDFNLYQALGSLTDVPISGGVAANVDDRDEWVLCGNQTFQKMTVSAALHGDKLQVWRSAFSEWTPIGGPLRVTDAQGTQLRSLDYQPAYELYQTRLSEGRTLALEQMLSFPLKSSTGVVSCPRELYPDGSIEVDNAVTIGDEVRICYNHPSLTLEQVRHDVIGLAQHNPESIFIYNCESRLEFIEGVSEIQLFDEFESCCGSFCLGEFYRGDSQQSLHHSMTYVAYSEDSARPALTFNEKAEFPVSPLFHLISYTIDNLNQTQKSMELKLAEQTEKLINSYRLDKHTGLKNRVALQERLKVVNTDEHVATLKLSNFHQINEKYGYQVADELIRDLSDYFTDNLSDLHWAPFVQQLYYIGTAEWALVFSSDIATNELQQELSQFADKVEHINFEPYGLPEVDYLSVSISGGIASKRDFPTISGDELLLKSIDARRIGKARNTHFINAKDYSISELEQRDKLDLMGVVSRAILNKRIITYSQPIFAAHTREQVSQECLVRIEDDGEIIAPGRFLPIVEGTHLYTRLSRHMLTSTIAHMADKQASFSVNLSPQDMLSDKTLYLLEQAVAKMNDPYRLGIEVLESERIKDFGRMAEICGHFKQLGARLLVDDFGSGYSNIDEIIRLEPDVIKLDGSLIKTIDTDHKQRQITGQLVKLCQVLNAKTVAEFVHNQEVCNIAESIGVDYLQGFYLAEPSRLF, encoded by the coding sequence ATGCGCACATATTCAGCGCTGGTTAACAACAATCAGCAATTACAAGCGCATCTAAGGGATATACCGACGGAGAAATACTCTTCGTTTCTTGTTCAGCTTCTGTCTACGGATCCGGAACAGGTCGCATGTGATTATGCGGACCAAATTTTAGAGCATATTCCTGGATGCCACATCATAGGTCATAGTACTCGCCATACTATTTTTGATGGTCAAATTGTCCATCGAGGTAGCTTGGTGTCAGTTTCCTGCTTTGAACACTCTTCCATTACGTCTACTTGTGTCCCCATTACCAATAACCCGCTCTCTGAAGCGAAAGATATCGTTAATGGCTTAGCACTAAACCACCAAACTAAGTCTATTATTAGCTTCTCACAGCATGTCAGTTCCCTCGATTTTAATCTCTACCAAGCGTTAGGCTCTCTCACCGATGTACCGATCAGCGGTGGCGTAGCAGCCAATGTTGACGACAGAGATGAGTGGGTTCTATGTGGCAACCAAACCTTCCAGAAAATGACGGTGTCAGCTGCGCTGCATGGGGACAAATTACAGGTTTGGCGTAGCGCGTTCTCTGAGTGGACACCGATAGGTGGACCGCTTCGGGTAACAGATGCGCAAGGGACTCAATTACGTTCGTTGGATTACCAACCTGCTTATGAACTCTATCAAACCCGTCTCTCTGAAGGTCGGACACTGGCTTTAGAGCAGATGCTGAGTTTCCCCCTTAAAAGCAGCACTGGTGTGGTCAGCTGCCCTAGAGAGCTTTATCCCGACGGCAGTATTGAAGTCGATAATGCGGTGACTATTGGTGATGAAGTGCGTATTTGCTATAACCACCCGTCGTTGACCTTAGAGCAAGTTAGGCATGATGTAATCGGTTTAGCCCAGCATAACCCAGAGTCTATCTTCATCTATAACTGCGAGTCGCGATTGGAATTTATTGAAGGCGTCAGTGAAATCCAACTGTTCGATGAATTCGAAAGTTGTTGTGGCTCTTTCTGTTTGGGCGAGTTCTACCGAGGTGACTCTCAGCAATCACTTCATCACAGCATGACTTATGTTGCTTACAGTGAAGACTCTGCTCGTCCGGCGCTGACTTTTAACGAAAAAGCCGAGTTTCCGGTTTCTCCTTTGTTTCATTTAATTAGCTATACGATTGATAACCTGAATCAAACGCAGAAGAGTATGGAGCTAAAACTTGCTGAGCAAACCGAGAAGCTGATCAATAGTTACCGCCTGGACAAGCATACCGGGTTAAAAAATCGCGTTGCTTTGCAAGAAAGGCTCAAAGTCGTCAATACGGATGAGCATGTGGCGACATTGAAACTGTCTAATTTTCATCAGATTAATGAAAAGTATGGTTATCAAGTTGCGGATGAGCTTATCCGCGACTTAAGTGATTACTTTACGGATAACCTCTCCGATCTGCATTGGGCCCCATTTGTTCAGCAGCTCTACTATATTGGCACCGCAGAGTGGGCTTTGGTATTTTCATCGGATATCGCCACCAATGAGCTCCAACAAGAGCTGTCACAGTTTGCTGATAAGGTAGAACATATTAACTTTGAGCCTTATGGATTACCTGAGGTCGATTATCTGTCGGTGTCTATTTCTGGTGGCATCGCCAGTAAGCGCGATTTCCCGACGATCTCTGGTGATGAACTTTTACTGAAGTCGATCGATGCACGTCGGATTGGTAAAGCGCGTAATACCCACTTTATTAACGCCAAAGATTATTCTATCAGTGAGTTAGAGCAAAGGGACAAGCTCGATTTGATGGGAGTAGTCAGCCGCGCCATTCTCAATAAGCGGATTATTACCTATAGCCAACCGATTTTTGCCGCTCATACCCGTGAGCAGGTATCCCAAGAGTGCTTAGTTCGTATTGAAGATGATGGTGAGATAATCGCGCCAGGGCGCTTTTTACCCATCGTTGAGGGTACGCATCTTTACACTCGTTTAAGTCGCCATATGCTGACATCAACCATAGCGCATATGGCCGACAAGCAAGCCTCATTCTCAGTCAATTTATCTCCACAGGATATGCTCAGTGACAAGACGCTTTATCTCCTTGAGCAGGCGGTTGCGAAGATGAATGACCCATATCGCTTAGGCATTGAGGTGTTGGAATCTGAACGGATTAAGGATTTTGGCCGTATGGCTGAGATTTGCGGTCACTTTAAGCAGCTTGGTGCTCGCTTACTGGTGGATGATTTTGGCTCAGGTTACTCCAATATTGATGAAATTATTCGCCTAGAGCCGGATGTGATTAAACTCGATGGGAGTTTAATTAAGACGATCGATACGGATCATAAACAGCGTCAGATTACTGGTCAGTTGGTTAAGCTATGCCAAGTGCTCAACGCAAAAACCGTCGCGGAGTTTGTTCACAATCAAGAGGTGTGCAATATCGCGGAAAGTATTGGTGTCGACTATCTGCAAGGGTTTTACCTCGCAGAGCCTAGTCGCTTGTTTTAG
- the xerC gene encoding tyrosine recombinase XerC encodes MSESLAPLPNGLQRPLERFYEYLRSEKGLSLHTQRNYKQQLETMAQHLAHLGLKEWQQVDAGWVRQLASKGMREGMKASSLATRLSSLRSFFDFLILRGEMTANPAKGVSAPRKKRPLPKNLDVDEVGQLLEVNEDDPLAVRDRAMMELMYGAGLRLAELVSINVKDVNFSAGELRVVGKGDKERKVPFSGMAAEWVAKWLKLRASVANSDENGLFVSKLGVRISHRNVQKRMAEWGQKQSVASHISPHKLRHSFATHMLESSNNLRAVQELLGHENISTTQIYTHLDFQHLAEVYDQAHPRAKKKDSE; translated from the coding sequence ATGAGCGAATCACTAGCACCTCTGCCTAATGGTCTCCAACGGCCCCTTGAACGTTTCTACGAATATTTGCGTAGTGAAAAGGGGCTGAGCTTACATACTCAACGTAACTACAAACAACAACTTGAAACCATGGCGCAGCATCTGGCTCATTTGGGGCTAAAAGAGTGGCAACAGGTTGATGCGGGTTGGGTGCGTCAGTTAGCCAGTAAAGGTATGCGAGAAGGTATGAAAGCCAGCAGCTTGGCGACTCGATTATCTTCGCTGCGTAGCTTCTTTGATTTCTTGATCTTGCGTGGAGAAATGACGGCAAATCCTGCTAAAGGTGTCTCGGCACCGCGTAAGAAACGTCCACTGCCTAAAAACCTAGATGTGGATGAAGTGGGTCAACTACTTGAAGTGAACGAAGACGATCCATTAGCGGTACGCGATAGAGCCATGATGGAACTGATGTATGGGGCCGGTTTACGCTTGGCGGAATTGGTCAGTATTAATGTTAAAGATGTCAACTTCTCCGCTGGTGAACTTAGGGTTGTCGGTAAAGGTGACAAAGAGCGAAAGGTGCCTTTTTCCGGCATGGCGGCAGAGTGGGTTGCCAAGTGGTTGAAGCTAAGAGCTAGCGTAGCCAATAGTGATGAGAATGGTTTATTTGTCTCTAAACTAGGCGTAAGGATCTCACATCGCAATGTGCAGAAACGAATGGCAGAGTGGGGACAAAAGCAGTCGGTAGCCAGTCATATCAGCCCGCATAAATTGCGCCACTCTTTCGCCACGCATATGCTGGAATCGAGTAACAATCTGCGTGCGGTGCAGGAATTGCTCGGGCATGAGAATATCTCGACCACGCAAATCTATACTCACCTAGATTTTCAGCATCTTGCCGAAGTGTACGACCAGGCCCACCCAAGAGCGAAGAAGAAGGATAGCGAGTAA
- a CDS encoding EAL and HDOD domain-containing protein encodes MRDTYVARQPILNAKRQTLGYELLFRDGENNAYPAHVESNRATYRLIVENFLSIGTNPALATSRCFINFPHSSLVRLLPLSLPKEQIVVEVLETCTPNDELFAAIKQIHANGYLIALDDFVYKPEWERFLPYVQIVKIDIMATGLEESCALVKERLAKGVKRKFLAERVETEEEFIATRSAGFSFFQGYFFSKPQLVRQRYVSPQHAIAMELFKEVCQPEVDFEKVERIVARDVALSYKLLRFVNTMSNRIEVPISSFRQALVYLGQDKLKIFVSLAVASFVSANKPKEIYTLCLQRAQFFLLMANDNPFNQFREQAFLIGLLSLLDSMLDMSLKDLVEQLPLAAAIKVALLERQGPFGDLLRLEECYESADWQGMEAACDQLNLSLNEVMPRISQAQRWSQDLNTIV; translated from the coding sequence ATGAGAGACACCTATGTGGCTCGCCAACCTATACTTAATGCCAAGCGGCAAACCTTAGGGTATGAGTTGCTTTTTCGCGACGGTGAGAACAACGCATACCCTGCGCATGTTGAATCCAATCGGGCGACATACCGCCTGATTGTTGAGAACTTTCTTTCCATAGGCACCAATCCAGCCTTGGCGACCTCACGCTGTTTTATCAACTTTCCTCACTCTAGTTTAGTGCGTCTGTTGCCTCTCTCTTTGCCTAAAGAACAAATCGTCGTTGAAGTGTTGGAAACCTGCACACCCAATGACGAGTTGTTTGCAGCAATCAAGCAGATTCACGCTAATGGCTACTTAATTGCACTGGATGATTTTGTTTATAAGCCAGAGTGGGAACGATTTCTGCCCTATGTGCAAATAGTCAAAATCGATATTATGGCGACGGGGCTGGAAGAGTCTTGTGCTTTGGTTAAGGAACGTTTAGCCAAGGGAGTAAAGCGTAAGTTCCTCGCAGAGCGAGTCGAAACTGAGGAAGAGTTTATTGCCACGCGCTCAGCGGGTTTCAGCTTTTTTCAGGGCTACTTTTTCAGCAAACCACAACTCGTCCGCCAACGCTACGTCAGCCCTCAACACGCCATCGCGATGGAGCTGTTTAAAGAGGTGTGTCAGCCGGAAGTGGATTTTGAAAAGGTTGAGCGAATTGTCGCTCGTGATGTTGCGCTGTCGTACAAGCTACTGCGCTTCGTTAATACCATGTCGAATCGCATTGAAGTGCCTATCTCTTCTTTCCGTCAGGCCTTGGTATACCTTGGTCAAGATAAGCTTAAAATCTTCGTCTCTTTAGCGGTGGCCTCGTTCGTTTCCGCCAACAAGCCGAAAGAAATCTATACCTTATGTCTGCAGCGAGCCCAGTTTTTCTTGCTGATGGCGAATGACAATCCTTTCAACCAATTCCGCGAACAAGCCTTCCTGATTGGGTTACTGTCTTTGTTGGATTCTATGTTGGATATGTCCCTTAAAGACTTGGTGGAGCAACTCCCTTTAGCGGCGGCAATCAAGGTCGCTTTGTTAGAGAGGCAAGGTCCTTTTGGCGACCTTCTCAGATTGGAAGAGTGCTACGAAAGCGCAGACTGGCAGGGGATGGAAGCCGCGTGTGATCAGTTGAATCTATCACTCAATGAAGTTATGCCGCGTATCTCTCAGGCTCAGCGCTGGAGCCAAGATCTCAACACCATCGTTTAG
- a CDS encoding COG3650 family protein, whose product MKALRNPAAVIILLALQACSTSTTIKDSESKPVVQASLDKPDTIKPQTFVMRGEVVLGHEVRSITPCGSNQQYWLDISDDRFHQALKLVRSPYAPLYGEVIGHLETGQADGFVADYSARFVVDSINLLSAENPKRCDQALKPTRAFGNEPFWSIDFASNALTFQKIGEDKRQLALSGSRIESDRRRYQFEGGSLELNQRSCVDGMSDSLYGWSATLELEGNSYQGCATLSNQDVTQDWTGLYQAASTKSSNFSVALKIFPDHSATTTYSYTTGEADSVESGYWQQLNNDQIQVVMTRHQQQALLSERIFTRDGYQLSASQEKVGSLIYPIADGGLTLFKAQQDTQSATSKATSNPQAIPSSAEFNPKVDNAIREYFKSDNIDPADTKYRWLEYDLNGDGNKELLVQLNWCGSGGCTVLLFENQQQQWQFNSRITLVRTPINLGLEQTNGWQDLILFVSGGGATPNQHVLKYQGDSYPLNPSSAPVANYDQISPVQLFSDGQTPHQQGVVM is encoded by the coding sequence ATGAAGGCGCTCCGAAACCCAGCGGCTGTGATCATTTTACTCGCATTGCAAGCCTGTTCGACGTCAACGACCATCAAAGACAGCGAATCTAAACCCGTCGTGCAAGCGAGCTTAGACAAGCCTGACACAATAAAGCCTCAAACTTTTGTTATGCGCGGTGAAGTGGTGCTTGGCCATGAAGTGCGCTCTATTACACCTTGTGGTAGTAATCAACAGTATTGGCTCGATATCTCTGACGATCGCTTTCATCAAGCGCTAAAGTTAGTTCGCTCTCCTTATGCTCCTCTTTATGGTGAAGTTATCGGTCACCTTGAAACTGGCCAAGCGGATGGTTTTGTTGCTGACTACAGTGCACGCTTCGTTGTCGACTCTATTAACCTGCTTAGTGCAGAGAACCCAAAGCGTTGCGATCAAGCGCTTAAACCGACGCGAGCTTTTGGTAATGAGCCCTTCTGGTCGATTGATTTCGCCAGCAACGCGCTGACTTTTCAGAAAATCGGTGAAGATAAACGCCAGTTAGCGCTCTCAGGTAGCCGTATTGAATCTGATCGACGTCGTTACCAGTTTGAAGGCGGGTCACTAGAGCTCAACCAACGAAGCTGTGTTGATGGGATGAGCGATTCACTTTATGGCTGGAGTGCGACACTTGAGCTTGAAGGCAACAGCTACCAAGGATGTGCCACCCTGTCTAATCAAGACGTCACTCAGGATTGGACTGGTCTCTATCAAGCGGCCTCAACCAAATCGAGCAACTTTAGCGTCGCATTAAAAATCTTTCCGGATCACTCAGCGACAACCACCTACAGCTACACGACAGGAGAAGCGGATTCCGTTGAGAGTGGCTACTGGCAGCAGCTTAACAACGACCAGATTCAAGTAGTGATGACTCGTCATCAACAGCAAGCATTATTGTCAGAGCGAATCTTCACTCGTGATGGCTACCAACTAAGCGCTAGCCAAGAGAAGGTAGGTAGTCTTATCTATCCGATTGCCGATGGTGGATTGACTCTGTTTAAAGCTCAGCAAGACACGCAAAGTGCCACTTCGAAGGCGACTTCAAATCCGCAAGCCATCCCTTCTAGCGCTGAGTTCAACCCTAAAGTCGACAATGCCATACGTGAGTATTTTAAATCGGACAACATCGATCCAGCTGATACTAAGTACCGTTGGTTGGAGTACGATTTAAATGGCGATGGCAATAAAGAACTCTTGGTTCAACTGAACTGGTGTGGCTCTGGCGGCTGTACCGTACTGCTGTTTGAAAATCAGCAACAGCAATGGCAGTTTAACTCTCGCATTACTCTAGTAAGAACACCGATTAACTTAGGTCTAGAGCAAACAAATGGCTGGCAAGATTTAATCCTATTTGTTAGCGGTGGTGGCGCAACACCGAACCAACACGTCTTAAAATATCAAGGTGACAGCTATCCGCTAAACCCAAGCTCTGCTCCCGTCGCTAACTACGATCAGATTAGCCCTGTCCAGTTGTTTTCTGACGGTCAAACACCTCATCAGCAAGGCGTAGTAATGTGA
- a CDS encoding tRNA-uridine aminocarboxypropyltransferase yields the protein MSQTKSTEGNRCPQCKLQHQCVCHYLPSIKTRFHLALVTHENEINRETNTGQWLEKSLSATSVHIWQRTQPCDKLMALIQSEDYQAYLLFPDDGSIPVSQAIDETAVSEKRPLFIILDGTWQEAKKMLRKSPWLRLLPLVHINPTQASSYQLRRNQEQGHLCTLEVGCEVLKQAEQVQQAEQLLQFFDRYMLAFKADKSGHVLRTKTSD from the coding sequence GTGAGCCAAACTAAATCAACTGAGGGCAATCGCTGCCCTCAGTGCAAGTTGCAACATCAATGCGTATGCCACTACCTACCAAGCATCAAGACTCGCTTCCACCTTGCACTGGTAACCCATGAAAATGAAATTAACCGCGAGACCAATACTGGCCAGTGGTTAGAGAAAAGCCTGTCTGCGACGAGCGTGCATATTTGGCAACGCACTCAGCCTTGTGACAAGTTAATGGCCTTAATACAAAGTGAAGATTATCAAGCCTACTTGCTGTTTCCTGATGACGGAAGTATTCCAGTGTCGCAGGCAATAGATGAGACAGCAGTGAGCGAGAAACGACCTTTGTTTATCATCCTTGACGGGACATGGCAGGAAGCGAAAAAGATGCTGCGTAAGAGTCCGTGGCTCAGGCTGCTACCTTTAGTGCATATAAACCCGACTCAAGCGTCAAGTTATCAATTACGTCGCAACCAAGAGCAAGGTCATTTATGTACGTTAGAAGTTGGCTGCGAAGTGCTAAAGCAAGCTGAGCAAGTACAACAAGCAGAGCAACTCTTGCAGTTTTTTGACCGCTATATGCTGGCTTTCAAAGCCGACAAAAGCGGTCACGTTTTAAGGACTAAAACAAGCGACTAG
- the yigB gene encoding 5-amino-6-(5-phospho-D-ribitylamino)uracil phosphatase YigB gives MQFFRHLKPIQAMTFDLDDTLYDNHPVIRQVEAKMVAWLHKHHPISATKTLRWWYDLKRSLAEDDPWLLNDVTLWRFKQIEKGLYILGYQPQQAEQAANEAIDEVLRLRSDFTVPQESHEVMAELAKRLPLVAITNGNVDVEKIGLSDYFSLVLKAGPDGYAKPHPQLFNKAQSFLSVPDENILHVGDHLISDVVGAKKSGFQACWYNDQGVNIYQVNKARILPDVEVNRLHDLLLLSEI, from the coding sequence ATGCAGTTTTTCCGCCATTTGAAACCGATCCAAGCGATGACCTTCGACCTTGACGATACCCTTTATGATAATCACCCGGTCATTCGTCAAGTAGAGGCAAAAATGGTGGCTTGGCTGCATAAGCATCACCCTATCTCTGCAACGAAGACGTTGCGCTGGTGGTATGACTTAAAGCGCTCATTGGCGGAGGACGATCCTTGGCTGCTCAATGACGTCACGCTGTGGCGCTTTAAGCAGATTGAAAAGGGTTTATATATTCTTGGCTATCAGCCGCAGCAGGCAGAGCAGGCGGCGAACGAGGCTATTGATGAGGTGCTTCGCCTGCGTAGTGACTTTACTGTCCCGCAGGAGTCACATGAGGTAATGGCAGAACTCGCTAAGCGCTTACCATTAGTTGCGATAACCAATGGTAATGTTGATGTTGAGAAGATCGGCTTATCTGATTACTTTTCTTTAGTATTAAAGGCTGGACCAGATGGTTACGCAAAGCCACATCCACAGCTATTCAATAAAGCTCAATCTTTCTTATCTGTGCCTGACGAGAATATTTTGCATGTCGGAGATCACTTAATTTCTGATGTGGTAGGGGCGAAGAAAAGTGGCTTTCAAGCCTGTTGGTATAATGATCAAGGTGTGAACATTTACCAGGTCAATAAAGCTCGCATACTACCAGATGTTGAAGTGAATCGTTTACATGACTTATTGCTATTGAGTGAGATATAA
- a CDS encoding Cof-type HAD-IIB family hydrolase, with protein MTEARKDTPFHIVASDLDGTLLAPNHQLSEFSKQTLKALHEKGFTFVFATGRHHVDVAGIREIAGIPAYMITSNGARVHDQNDQLMYSKNVPEELVQPVIDVISEDPGIFIHMYQNEDWLLDREDEMLAKFHSESGFSYKRFNAASAPNDGIAKIFFTHPDQDHDHLVTFENKLREKFGDQLNIAFSTPWCLEVMAAEVSKGHALEAVAKSLDLNLENCIAFGDGMNDAEMLEMAGKGLVMGTSHHKVKEALPNNEVIGSNEDDAVAHYLHDNLF; from the coding sequence ATGACCGAAGCACGCAAAGATACTCCTTTTCACATTGTAGCCTCCGATCTCGATGGCACTTTACTCGCACCAAACCACCAGCTGAGCGAGTTTTCAAAACAAACCCTGAAAGCGCTGCATGAAAAAGGCTTCACCTTTGTCTTTGCCACGGGTCGTCACCATGTCGATGTTGCTGGTATCCGTGAGATCGCCGGTATTCCCGCTTATATGATTACCTCTAATGGCGCGCGTGTTCATGACCAAAATGATCAACTGATGTACAGCAAGAATGTCCCTGAAGAATTAGTCCAGCCAGTGATCGATGTGATCAGCGAAGATCCAGGCATTTTTATCCACATGTATCAAAACGAAGATTGGTTACTCGATCGAGAAGATGAAATGCTAGCTAAATTCCACAGTGAATCTGGCTTTAGCTATAAACGCTTTAACGCAGCGTCAGCGCCAAATGATGGCATTGCGAAAATCTTCTTCACTCACCCAGATCAAGACCACGACCATCTTGTGACGTTCGAAAACAAACTACGTGAAAAGTTTGGTGATCAACTCAACATTGCTTTCTCAACACCTTGGTGCCTTGAAGTCATGGCTGCTGAAGTGTCAAAAGGCCACGCGCTTGAAGCCGTCGCAAAATCGTTAGATCTGAACCTAGAGAACTGTATCGCCTTTGGTGACGGGATGAATGATGCAGAGATGCTAGAAATGGCAGGAAAAGGGTTAGTGATGGGCACCTCGCACCATAAAGTGAAAGAAGCGCTACCAAACAATGAAGTGATTGGCAGCAATGAAGATGATGCTGTGGCTCACTACCTGCACGATAATCTTTTTTAA
- a CDS encoding EVE domain-containing protein encodes MAYWLFKTEPDTFSIDTLRTQNTSCWEGVRNYQARNMMRDQVKLGDLVLIYHSSCKKVGVAGIAKVVKESYPDHFSFDPESDYYDPKSTPDNPRWFMVDIEFVRKTERLIPLSVMKAMLELENMPLVKRGNRLSIMPVTEQEWAAILDKEKLPSQR; translated from the coding sequence ATGGCATATTGGCTATTCAAAACTGAACCAGACACCTTTTCTATTGACACACTCCGAACACAAAACACCTCATGTTGGGAAGGAGTACGTAATTATCAGGCGCGTAACATGATGCGTGATCAGGTCAAACTCGGTGACTTGGTGCTGATCTATCACTCATCTTGTAAGAAAGTGGGAGTGGCAGGGATTGCGAAAGTGGTCAAGGAGTCATACCCCGACCATTTCTCATTTGATCCTGAAAGTGACTATTACGACCCGAAATCAACGCCGGATAACCCACGCTGGTTTATGGTTGATATCGAATTTGTGCGTAAGACCGAACGTTTGATCCCATTGTCTGTGATGAAAGCGATGCTAGAACTAGAAAATATGCCGTTGGTGAAAAGGGGCAATCGGCTGTCTATCATGCCAGTCACTGAGCAAGAGTGGGCAGCGATTTTAGATAAAGAAAAATTGCCTAGCCAAAGATAA
- a CDS encoding alpha/beta fold hydrolase: MNDSSFNITPSYTQESNFEQAINSNIAKLWESREEDYIKSFDKTALYWIKLSAPEHTKAIVVVNGRIECCAKYQELFYDLFRQGYDIYSYDHRGQGLSDRLIEDKQMGYVEEFDDYVKDLDKLLHHFNLDQYQKRYLLGHSMGGNIATRYLQSYDYPFDAVSLSAPMYGVDLPWHLKPIATILGQLLTAIYPKPTFAPGQVAYFPKPFEGNFLSQSDVRYHWFRDLYEQQPELKIGGASTRWVWQGLMACKQCYLMTRHLKVPLLVMQAGEDQIVSNQAQIQFIKKLARTNTQCAFKIVHGAKHELLFEKDEYRNQALDTTLTFFEQY, encoded by the coding sequence ATGAATGATTCAAGCTTCAACATTACTCCTTCTTATACTCAAGAGTCCAATTTTGAGCAAGCAATCAATAGCAATATTGCTAAATTATGGGAGTCTAGAGAGGAAGACTATATAAAATCGTTCGACAAAACCGCTCTGTACTGGATTAAACTCAGCGCTCCAGAACACACCAAAGCAATTGTTGTGGTCAACGGACGCATTGAGTGCTGCGCAAAGTATCAAGAGCTGTTTTACGACCTGTTCCGCCAAGGTTACGATATTTATTCTTACGATCATCGCGGCCAAGGTTTGTCTGACCGCCTGATTGAAGACAAGCAGATGGGCTATGTGGAAGAATTCGACGACTACGTCAAAGACTTAGACAAGTTGCTGCACCATTTCAATTTGGACCAATACCAAAAGCGTTATCTGTTGGGTCACTCCATGGGCGGCAATATTGCCACGCGCTACCTTCAAAGTTATGACTACCCATTTGATGCGGTTTCGCTCAGTGCGCCTATGTATGGCGTCGATCTCCCTTGGCACCTAAAACCGATTGCGACAATTTTAGGCCAGTTGTTAACGGCTATTTATCCCAAACCAACATTTGCTCCCGGCCAAGTGGCTTATTTTCCTAAACCGTTTGAAGGTAACTTTCTCAGCCAAAGTGATGTTCGCTATCACTGGTTCCGCGATCTCTATGAGCAACAACCTGAGCTCAAGATTGGCGGCGCAAGTACGCGTTGGGTATGGCAAGGGCTGATGGCCTGTAAACAATGTTATCTAATGACTCGCCACTTAAAAGTCCCTTTATTGGTCATGCAGGCAGGCGAAGATCAAATCGTGTCTAATCAAGCGCAAATCCAATTTATCAAGAAACTTGCTCGGACCAACACTCAGTGTGCCTTTAAAATAGTACATGGCGCGAAACATGAACTGTTGTTTGAAAAAGATGAGTATCGCAACCAAGCCCTAGATACCACCCTGACCTTTTTCGAGCAGTACTAA